One Nitrospina watsonii DNA segment encodes these proteins:
- the fliE gene encoding flagellar hook-basal body complex protein FliE translates to MDDNTLKTNLKNVLGPGLGQVHGKGVSPKIDPNAPSFKDTLSESIKQVDSLQKEADQAIEKLVSGESQNVHGAMLAVSKADLAFQMTMQVRNKIVEAYQEVMRMQV, encoded by the coding sequence ATGGATGACAACACCCTCAAAACCAATCTGAAAAACGTGCTGGGGCCGGGCCTCGGCCAGGTTCACGGTAAGGGTGTGTCGCCTAAAATCGATCCCAATGCGCCGTCGTTCAAGGACACGCTTTCCGAATCCATCAAGCAGGTGGACAGCTTGCAGAAGGAGGCCGACCAGGCGATTGAAAAGCTGGTGTCCGGCGAATCGCAGAATGTCCACGGCGCGATGCTGGCGGTCAGCAAGGCCGATCTCGCATTCCAGATGACCATGCAGGTGCGCAACAAGATCGTCGAAGCCTATCAGGAAGTCATGCGCATGCAGGTTTGA
- the flgB gene encoding flagellar basal body rod protein FlgB: MLIDRLLFSDPVPLLMSKSLDFQSQRQLLVSSNISNMDTPGYKAKDIDFKGALQDAMGSGDGLNLKKTQSGHLGSGMDSLRSLQPEVYAEPDAARSNGNNVNVDKEMSKLAETQIGYSATVQLMSKRGSIIRTAIRENVQG; the protein is encoded by the coding sequence ATGTTGATCGACCGCTTATTGTTTTCAGATCCCGTACCGCTATTAATGAGTAAGTCGCTGGATTTTCAGTCGCAGCGTCAGTTGCTGGTGTCCAGCAACATCAGCAACATGGATACTCCCGGTTATAAGGCAAAAGACATTGATTTTAAAGGTGCCTTGCAGGATGCCATGGGTTCCGGAGACGGCTTGAACCTGAAAAAAACGCAGTCCGGGCACCTGGGCTCCGGCATGGATTCCCTGCGCAGCCTGCAACCCGAGGTGTATGCGGAACCCGACGCTGCCCGCTCGAATGGCAATAATGTCAATGTTGACAAAGAGATGAGCAAGTTGGCCGAGACCCAGATCGGGTATTCCGCCACCGTGCAGTTGATGAGCAAACGCGGCTCCATCATCCGCACCGCCATCCGCGAAAACGTGCAGGGTTGA
- a CDS encoding sigma 54-interacting transcriptional regulator, translated as MTQDLNALTANLKRFQKENLSDILHVMAGGLKNAFRCDSVRIYLEDLYEGMLICHYVSDENHPDRHRITKYISPKESITSKAFYENAVVASWKHPGGVANFRNPFETLSGIQSTAVFPITYQMRPIGTINLDWNKDGEFLTPAQIEQISAFIADNSAGIERAKRFHQNISFSKYLDTARKKEGAWMMMRSAVNLIEKLSLASVLVPATEQNSKTRGAKTADLVEILAVYSKNIEHADIYNKRDQIHVLEGRHLINRIVRYEKKQGLVMNDPNQNSIYHENVMDEQFPRKEIASEINLVSLYQVPKYDKKTGRFICAINYYTGEPYEFTPFEKTLLQEHASMVETIILEESPTHIEIQVLSEIEELLSDTNTSLPRFLDSILAKTSELIGADCGTIALLQTIDGKPWLQVEDEDGGLIGAKSRGWKKNKIMPLQVGGNDLPDDVKSMNGYCAHTARPVLLNDVRNSRNTQGFYKNLSPAIRSELAVPIIYQNRVLGVLNQDSFRLNFFTDEHKKILQIIASLISQKVNHLLQIEALRRDMTVLKREIEYRDPNVSSYYLGNVIGRSRKIHTLVKQIDVVVDSICNRMLNWERSPQTEAFMGLPSLLITGETGAGKEFFFNNIYSRVTETFRQKKRPDFELPLRKTNIAAYSGELTYSELFGHKKGAFTSADSNRQGILEEANGGIVFLDEIGDIDPKTQVQLLRFLDTGVFVRLGENQPCYARIFLIAATNKNLLKEIEAGRFREDLYHRLNALSFRIPSLNDRREDIPDLATHFLGRLYTTYKGGDQTGPAPRLGADAMEYLKHRSYRGNVRELKNILLRALMFNKGGVITRDHLAASDQENMVETAAFDAAPVGQVTNLLEEIESARGNFWTHIYEPFKTKQMTRDTVKTVIETAKTKYQTNLPGLAVKLGVCTDHFRTDSEESKKFMSFKNFLYKTVKISEN; from the coding sequence ATGACCCAAGATTTGAACGCCCTCACTGCCAATCTGAAACGGTTCCAGAAGGAAAACCTGTCGGACATCCTGCACGTCATGGCCGGCGGACTGAAAAATGCTTTCCGCTGCGACTCGGTCCGCATCTACCTCGAAGACCTGTATGAGGGCATGTTGATCTGCCATTACGTCTCCGATGAAAATCATCCGGACCGCCACCGCATCACCAAATACATTTCGCCCAAGGAGTCCATCACCTCCAAGGCATTTTATGAAAATGCGGTGGTGGCGTCGTGGAAGCATCCCGGCGGCGTCGCCAACTTCCGCAACCCGTTCGAGACGCTCTCCGGCATCCAGTCCACGGCCGTGTTCCCCATCACCTACCAGATGCGCCCCATTGGCACCATCAACCTCGACTGGAACAAGGATGGGGAGTTTTTAACGCCCGCACAGATCGAACAGATCAGCGCTTTCATCGCCGACAACAGCGCCGGCATCGAACGCGCCAAGCGGTTCCATCAAAACATTTCCTTTTCCAAATACCTCGACACCGCGCGCAAGAAAGAAGGCGCGTGGATGATGATGCGCTCCGCCGTCAACCTGATCGAAAAACTGAGCCTCGCTTCGGTGCTGGTGCCGGCAACGGAACAGAATTCGAAAACGCGCGGCGCCAAAACGGCCGACCTCGTCGAAATCCTCGCGGTCTATTCCAAGAACATCGAACACGCCGACATCTACAACAAACGCGATCAGATCCACGTACTGGAAGGCCGCCACCTGATCAACCGCATCGTCCGTTACGAAAAAAAACAGGGACTGGTGATGAACGATCCCAACCAGAACTCGATCTATCACGAGAACGTGATGGACGAACAGTTTCCGCGTAAAGAGATCGCCAGCGAGATCAACCTGGTCTCGCTCTACCAGGTGCCGAAGTACGACAAAAAGACGGGCCGCTTCATCTGCGCCATCAACTACTACACCGGCGAGCCTTACGAGTTCACCCCGTTCGAAAAAACCTTGTTGCAGGAACACGCCTCGATGGTGGAGACCATCATCCTCGAAGAAAGCCCGACGCATATCGAAATCCAGGTATTGAGCGAGATTGAGGAATTGTTGTCGGACACGAATACCTCCCTGCCGCGTTTTCTCGACAGCATCCTGGCGAAGACATCGGAATTGATCGGCGCCGACTGCGGCACCATCGCCCTCCTGCAAACGATCGACGGCAAACCGTGGTTGCAGGTGGAAGATGAAGACGGCGGTCTGATCGGGGCCAAGTCGCGCGGCTGGAAAAAAAACAAAATCATGCCGCTGCAAGTCGGCGGCAACGATCTGCCGGACGATGTGAAATCGATGAACGGCTATTGCGCCCACACGGCGCGACCGGTGCTGCTCAACGACGTACGCAATTCGCGCAATACGCAGGGCTTCTACAAAAACCTGTCACCCGCCATCCGCTCGGAGCTGGCAGTGCCCATCATTTATCAGAACCGGGTGCTGGGGGTGTTGAACCAGGACAGCTTCCGCCTCAACTTCTTCACCGATGAACACAAAAAGATTTTGCAGATCATCGCCAGCCTCATCAGCCAGAAGGTCAACCATCTTTTGCAGATCGAAGCCCTGCGCCGGGACATGACCGTATTGAAACGCGAGATCGAATACCGCGATCCCAACGTGTCGTCCTATTACCTGGGCAACGTCATCGGCCGCAGCCGAAAGATCCACACGCTGGTCAAGCAGATCGACGTGGTGGTGGACTCCATCTGCAACCGCATGCTCAACTGGGAACGCTCGCCGCAGACGGAAGCCTTCATGGGCCTACCGTCGTTGCTCATCACGGGCGAGACCGGTGCGGGTAAGGAATTTTTCTTCAACAACATTTATTCGCGGGTAACGGAGACGTTCCGCCAGAAGAAACGTCCCGATTTCGAATTGCCGCTGCGCAAAACCAATATCGCCGCCTACAGTGGCGAGTTGACCTACAGCGAACTGTTCGGGCACAAGAAAGGCGCGTTCACCAGCGCCGACTCCAACCGTCAGGGCATTCTGGAAGAAGCCAACGGCGGCATCGTGTTCCTCGACGAGATCGGCGACATCGATCCCAAAACGCAGGTGCAGTTGTTGCGCTTCCTCGACACCGGCGTGTTCGTGCGCCTCGGCGAAAACCAGCCGTGCTATGCGCGCATCTTCCTCATCGCCGCCACCAACAAAAATCTGCTGAAGGAAATCGAGGCCGGCCGTTTCCGCGAAGACCTCTATCACCGCCTGAACGCGCTGAGTTTTCGAATTCCATCGCTCAACGACCGGAGGGAGGACATCCCCGATCTGGCGACGCATTTTCTGGGGCGGTTGTACACGACGTATAAGGGCGGCGACCAGACAGGCCCGGCCCCTCGGCTGGGAGCGGACGCCATGGAGTATTTGAAACATCGCAGCTACCGCGGCAACGTGCGCGAGTTGAAAAACATTCTGCTGCGGGCGCTCATGTTCAACAAGGGCGGCGTCATCACCCGCGACCACCTGGCGGCGAGCGATCAGGAAAACATGGTGGAGACGGCGGCGTTCGATGCCGCGCCGGTGGGACAGGTGACGAATCTGCTGGAAGAGATCGAGTCCGCGCGCGGCAACTTCTGGACGCACATCTACGAACCGTTCAAGACCAAGCAGATGACGCGCGACACGGTGAAAACGGTGATCGAGACGGCAAAGACGAAGTATCAGACCAACCTGCCGGGGCTGGCGGTGAAGCTGGGCGTGTGCACCGACCACTTCCGCACCGACTCCGAGGAAAGCAAAAAGTTCATGAGCTTCAAAAACTTTTTATACAAGACCGTGAAAATCTCGGAGAATTGA
- a CDS encoding HigA family addiction module antitoxin, whose product MLPKNRPPTHPGEMLLKEFLEPGKITQTKFAQHLRWPFARLNEIIHGKRGVSPESALSLGEALGTGPEFWLNLQRDWDLWHSLRGHESVPLLKVKSKG is encoded by the coding sequence ATGCTACCCAAAAACCGTCCTCCGACACATCCAGGAGAGATGTTACTGAAGGAGTTTCTGGAACCGGGAAAGATCACGCAGACAAAATTCGCCCAGCACCTGAGGTGGCCTTTCGCACGTCTGAATGAAATCATCCACGGCAAGCGGGGAGTTTCACCCGAATCCGCGCTTTCACTGGGCGAGGCATTGGGAACAGGACCGGAGTTCTGGTTGAACCTGCAACGCGACTGGGACCTGTGGCACAGCCTGCGCGGCCATGAATCCGTGCCTCTTCTTAAGGTCAAGTCGAAGGGTTAG
- a CDS encoding septation protein SpoVG family protein, producing the protein MTITKTIVYPFEPGEPYKDLKAYAEVTLEGVLTIKGIQIYKKSNGAMYIQLPSQVGKDGQYKDLIIAETPAFKKHLRDTIVAAYKAETGEG; encoded by the coding sequence ATGACCATCACCAAAACGATCGTTTATCCCTTCGAGCCGGGAGAGCCTTACAAGGATTTAAAAGCCTATGCGGAGGTGACGCTGGAGGGAGTGCTGACCATCAAAGGCATCCAGATTTACAAAAAATCAAACGGCGCAATGTACATTCAACTGCCCAGCCAGGTGGGGAAGGACGGCCAGTACAAAGACCTCATCATCGCCGAAACTCCCGCCTTCAAAAAACACCTCCGCGACACCATCGTCGCGGCGTATAAGGCGGAGACGGGGGAGGGGTGA
- the ahcY gene encoding adenosylhomocysteinase, translating into MSSTVAAAENYKVKDLSLADWGRQEIIIAEKEMPGLMALREKYGKDKPLKGARIAGSLHMTIQTAVLIETLAELGAEIRWASCNIFSTQDHAAAAIAKSGIPVFAWKSMTEEEYWWCTGQTLLFDEGPNMILDDGGDLTGYVHDKHPEMLPNIKGISEETTTGVHKLYKMMKNGSLKSPAINVNDSVTKSKFDNLYGCRESLADGIKRATDIMVAGKVVVIAGYGDVGKGCAQSMRAYGARVLITEIDPICALQAAMEGYEVTSLEDALPEADIYVTTTGCEDIIRIDHMEKMKDTAIVCNIGHFDCEIQVEQLNNFKGIKKEEIKPQVDKYTFPDGHFIILLAEGRLVNLGCATGHPSFVMSASFTNQVLAQIELYTKKYELGVYTLPKHLDEEVARLHLEKLGVKLTRLTDKQADYLGIPVGGPYKPDHYRY; encoded by the coding sequence ATGAGTTCTACTGTAGCCGCCGCGGAAAACTATAAAGTGAAAGACCTGTCCCTTGCGGATTGGGGACGGCAGGAAATCATCATTGCCGAAAAAGAAATGCCGGGTCTCATGGCGCTCCGCGAAAAATACGGTAAAGACAAACCCCTGAAAGGCGCTCGCATTGCAGGGTCGCTGCACATGACCATTCAGACCGCCGTGCTGATCGAAACCCTCGCCGAACTGGGTGCTGAAATCCGCTGGGCGTCCTGCAACATCTTCTCCACGCAGGATCATGCCGCGGCCGCGATCGCCAAATCCGGTATCCCGGTGTTCGCCTGGAAAAGCATGACGGAAGAGGAATACTGGTGGTGCACCGGCCAGACTCTGCTGTTCGACGAAGGTCCCAACATGATTCTCGACGACGGCGGCGACCTGACCGGCTACGTCCACGACAAGCATCCGGAAATGCTGCCGAACATCAAGGGCATCTCCGAAGAGACGACGACGGGCGTGCACAAGCTGTACAAAATGATGAAGAACGGCTCGCTGAAATCGCCGGCCATCAACGTCAACGATTCCGTCACCAAATCCAAGTTCGACAACCTGTACGGTTGCCGCGAATCCCTCGCCGACGGCATCAAGCGCGCCACCGACATCATGGTCGCGGGCAAGGTGGTGGTGATTGCAGGCTACGGCGACGTCGGCAAGGGCTGTGCGCAGTCCATGCGCGCTTACGGCGCTCGCGTGTTGATCACGGAAATCGATCCCATCTGCGCCCTGCAGGCGGCGATGGAAGGCTATGAAGTGACAAGTTTGGAAGACGCCCTGCCGGAAGCCGACATCTACGTCACGACGACGGGTTGTGAGGACATCATCCGCATCGATCACATGGAAAAGATGAAGGACACGGCGATCGTGTGCAACATCGGCCATTTCGATTGTGAGATCCAGGTGGAGCAGTTGAACAACTTCAAGGGCATCAAGAAGGAAGAGATCAAGCCGCAGGTGGACAAGTACACCTTCCCGGACGGGCATTTCATCATTTTGCTGGCGGAAGGCCGGCTGGTGAACCTGGGTTGCGCCACCGGGCATCCTTCGTTCGTCATGTCCGCTTCCTTCACCAATCAGGTGCTGGCGCAGATCGAACTGTACACGAAGAAATACGAGCTCGGCGTGTACACGCTGCCCAAACATCTGGACGAGGAAGTGGCGCGTCTGCATCTCGAAAAGCTGGGCGTCAAACTGACGCGACTGACCGACAAGCAGGCTGACTACCTGGGCATTCCCGTCGGCGGTCCTTACAAGCCGGATCACTACCGGTACTAA
- a CDS encoding MerR family transcriptional regulator → MDTYTRSQLAKLVRVNKETLRYYETRNLIDPPLRSRSGYRLYSQEDAKRILFIKNAQKLGFSLDEISEILNLQVNKKQTAATVLNKARVKRQAIDNRIEKLNDLRQAIDGLIAACEKNETHHPRPILAFFEEDRFLSDDI, encoded by the coding sequence ATGGACACTTATACCCGGAGTCAGTTGGCAAAGTTGGTGAGAGTGAACAAGGAAACCCTGCGTTACTATGAAACCCGCAACCTGATCGATCCCCCCCTGCGTTCCCGTTCCGGTTATCGCCTGTACAGCCAGGAAGACGCGAAACGCATCTTGTTTATCAAGAACGCCCAGAAGCTTGGTTTTTCCCTCGATGAAATTTCTGAAATTTTAAACCTTCAGGTCAATAAAAAGCAGACGGCTGCCACGGTCCTGAATAAAGCACGGGTCAAAAGGCAGGCCATTGATAACCGGATTGAGAAGTTGAATGATTTGCGCCAGGCCATCGATGGTTTGATTGCGGCCTGCGAAAAAAATGAAACGCATCACCCCCGCCCCATCCTGGCGTTTTTTGAAGAGGATAGATTTTTATCCGACGATATCTAG
- a CDS encoding alpha/beta fold hydrolase, whose translation MVTDVCLDELKNIYPFESHYLDLNELRYHYLDEGQGETLLMLHGNPTWSFYYRNLVRGLRSQYRCVVPDHMGCGLSDKPQDYNYTLSQHIDNLERLIEKLSLDNITLVMHDWGGAIGMGLAVRHPEKIKRLVLFNTAAFRTDRIPFSINLCRQPVIGPVAILNFNLFARMALVWACRQRDRMTAEVKRGYLAPYNSVENRIATLRFVQDIPMHPAVPSYPVVEHIESKLGFFRDRPVQLIWGMKDFCFNDYFLQRWKTYFPEAEIHQVEEGGHYIVEDAYEEIIPWMIQFFKRNAI comes from the coding sequence ATGGTGACCGATGTCTGCCTCGACGAGCTCAAAAACATCTATCCCTTCGAGTCGCATTATCTCGACCTGAATGAACTCCGCTATCACTACCTCGACGAAGGCCAGGGTGAAACCCTGCTCATGCTGCACGGCAATCCGACCTGGTCGTTTTATTACCGCAACCTGGTTCGCGGTTTGCGCAGCCAGTACCGCTGCGTGGTGCCGGATCACATGGGCTGCGGCCTTTCCGACAAACCTCAAGATTATAATTACACGCTCAGCCAGCATATTGACAACCTCGAGCGTTTGATCGAGAAGTTGAGCCTCGATAACATCACTCTCGTCATGCACGACTGGGGCGGCGCCATTGGCATGGGACTTGCCGTACGGCACCCGGAAAAAATCAAACGGCTGGTGCTGTTCAACACCGCCGCGTTTCGGACGGACCGCATTCCTTTCAGCATCAACTTGTGCCGCCAACCGGTGATCGGTCCGGTGGCGATTTTAAATTTTAATTTGTTTGCGCGCATGGCCCTGGTCTGGGCATGCAGGCAACGTGATCGCATGACCGCTGAAGTGAAACGGGGCTATCTCGCTCCTTACAATAGCGTCGAAAACCGCATCGCCACGTTGCGGTTTGTGCAGGACATTCCGATGCATCCTGCAGTCCCCAGTTATCCGGTGGTGGAGCACATCGAATCCAAACTCGGTTTTTTTCGTGACCGGCCGGTGCAACTGATATGGGGAATGAAGGATTTTTGCTTTAATGATTATTTCCTGCAACGCTGGAAAACCTATTTCCCCGAAGCGGAAATCCATCAAGTGGAAGAGGGGGGTCATTATATTGTGGAAGACGCGTATGAAGAGATCATTCCGTGGATGATCCAATTTTTCAAAAGGAACGCCATTTGA
- a CDS encoding 3-oxoacyl-ACP synthase III has protein sequence MRFENVCIEAIGHHLPENIVKSDDLERRLGPLYDRFKLSVGRLELMSGIRERRFWDKGVFPSAVASKAGEDALARTPMDRNEIGCLICGSVSRDFLEPATASVVHNSLKLRPDSIFYDVSNACLGVLNGMIQVANMIECGQIRAGLIVSGENGGPLVDHTIETLLADPNPTRNKIKSAFASFTIGSAAVAVLLAHKDLATTGHRLIGGAYQSATQFNHLCQGNQDSGMGGDAAPLMETDSETLMQEGCELARQTWDVMKHNLNWGNDDVDRVFCHQVGHLHRKLLYETLQLNLDKDFSTLEFLGNTGSAALPVTLALGDEQGVILPGQKVGLLGIGSGLSCVMLGAEW, from the coding sequence ATGCGATTTGAAAACGTTTGCATCGAAGCGATAGGCCATCACCTCCCCGAAAACATCGTCAAGTCGGACGACCTGGAACGCCGCCTCGGCCCTTTGTACGACAGGTTCAAACTTTCCGTTGGACGATTGGAGTTGATGAGTGGCATCCGCGAGCGCCGCTTCTGGGACAAGGGTGTGTTTCCCAGCGCGGTGGCTTCGAAAGCCGGAGAGGATGCGCTGGCCCGCACCCCGATGGACCGCAACGAAATCGGATGCCTCATCTGCGGCTCGGTGAGTCGCGATTTTCTGGAGCCTGCCACGGCCTCCGTTGTGCACAACAGCCTCAAGCTCCGGCCCGATTCCATTTTTTATGACGTGTCCAACGCCTGTTTGGGTGTTCTCAACGGCATGATCCAGGTGGCGAACATGATCGAGTGCGGACAGATTCGCGCCGGGCTCATCGTTTCCGGAGAAAATGGCGGCCCTCTGGTCGATCACACCATCGAAACGTTGTTGGCCGACCCCAACCCCACGCGCAACAAAATCAAGTCCGCGTTTGCTTCCTTCACCATCGGTTCCGCCGCGGTCGCCGTCCTGTTGGCGCACAAAGACCTGGCCACCACCGGGCATCGCTTGATCGGCGGCGCTTACCAGTCGGCTACGCAGTTCAACCATCTTTGCCAGGGCAATCAGGATTCCGGCATGGGCGGAGACGCGGCGCCGTTGATGGAAACCGATTCCGAAACCCTCATGCAGGAAGGGTGTGAGCTGGCTCGCCAAACCTGGGACGTGATGAAACATAATTTGAATTGGGGCAACGATGATGTCGATCGCGTGTTCTGTCATCAGGTGGGCCACCTGCACCGCAAGTTGCTCTATGAAACATTGCAGCTGAACCTCGATAAGGATTTCTCCACGCTGGAGTTTCTAGGCAATACCGGTTCCGCTGCCCTGCCGGTGACGCTGGCGCTGGGCGATGAACAGGGCGTCATCCTGCCGGGCCAGAAGGTGGGGCTGCTCGGAATCGGCAGCGGCTTGAGTTGTGTCATGCTGGGGGCGGAATGGTGA
- a CDS encoding ABC transporter ATP-binding protein, protein MKKATIYQRLVHYLLPYKGKVILTLLTSVLVGALSTSPVPLVQQTFDKIFVEKDYFMLKMLPLIVIALYLTKGVLRYIQSVIIFQIGWELVAKIRLEMFQHIHKLPYGFFEKDTTGQLMSRLVNDVNAMLLSLTKYIKDTIQSVVMFIGLLFWVFWLKWDWALIAIFVIPVALVPTGMVARKLRKLGRRGQELLADINSTMLESISGIKVVRAFGLEEQEDKKLERHNDEFLKIMKKDVRYTEFTSPMMEVLAVLGGSVVLWLGGFEVLEGEITQGAFFAFVLGMFMMYDPMRILFKTYTDSQKAVAAAERVFSVLDTEEEKANDGTLDLTEFQDRIEYRNVGFKYPTRDTMVLSDINLTVKKSEVLAIVGMSGAGKTTLVDLLFKFFNVTQGEILIDGVNINDISSQSLRRNLALVTQETFLFNDTIWANIGYGNPDATKDDIVRAAKAAHVDTYVQALDDGYDTVIGERGLKLSGGQRQRIAIARAIVRNAPILVLDEATSALDSESEKLVQDALNNLMEHRTTFVIAHRFSTIKHADRIIVMEHGKMVGQGNHEQLLEQCPQYQKYYEMQIIGSA, encoded by the coding sequence ATGAAAAAGGCAACCATCTACCAGCGACTGGTCCATTATCTTCTTCCCTATAAAGGGAAAGTGATCCTGACGTTGCTGACGTCTGTCCTGGTTGGAGCCCTCTCCACGTCTCCCGTCCCGTTGGTTCAGCAGACCTTCGACAAGATTTTTGTCGAAAAAGATTACTTCATGCTGAAGATGTTGCCCTTGATCGTCATTGCGCTTTACCTGACCAAGGGAGTTCTGCGCTATATACAGAGCGTCATCATTTTTCAGATCGGCTGGGAACTGGTGGCGAAGATTCGTCTGGAAATGTTTCAGCACATTCACAAACTGCCTTACGGTTTTTTTGAAAAAGACACTACGGGTCAATTGATGTCGCGCCTCGTCAACGACGTCAACGCCATGCTGTTGTCGCTCACCAAGTACATCAAGGACACCATTCAGAGTGTGGTGATGTTCATCGGCCTGCTGTTCTGGGTGTTTTGGCTGAAATGGGATTGGGCCCTCATCGCCATTTTTGTGATCCCGGTGGCTTTGGTCCCGACCGGCATGGTCGCCCGCAAGTTGAGGAAACTGGGACGGCGTGGGCAGGAACTGCTGGCGGACATCAACTCCACCATGCTGGAATCCATTTCCGGCATCAAGGTCGTGCGTGCGTTCGGACTGGAAGAGCAGGAAGATAAAAAACTGGAACGGCACAACGATGAGTTCCTCAAAATCATGAAGAAGGACGTCCGTTATACCGAGTTCACATCCCCGATGATGGAAGTGCTGGCGGTGCTCGGTGGCTCGGTGGTGTTGTGGCTGGGAGGATTTGAAGTGCTGGAAGGGGAGATCACCCAGGGAGCCTTTTTCGCTTTCGTGCTCGGCATGTTCATGATGTACGATCCCATGCGCATTCTTTTCAAAACTTATACCGATTCGCAGAAAGCGGTGGCGGCCGCCGAGCGCGTGTTTTCCGTCCTCGATACGGAAGAAGAAAAAGCAAACGACGGCACGTTGGATTTGACGGAATTTCAGGACCGCATCGAATACCGCAATGTGGGCTTCAAGTACCCGACCCGCGATACGATGGTGCTGAGCGATATCAACCTGACGGTGAAAAAATCGGAGGTGCTCGCCATCGTTGGCATGAGCGGCGCGGGCAAGACCACACTGGTGGACCTGCTGTTCAAATTTTTCAACGTAACGCAGGGAGAAATTCTCATTGATGGCGTGAACATCAATGACATCAGTTCACAGTCTCTGCGACGCAACCTGGCGCTGGTGACGCAGGAAACGTTTTTGTTCAACGACACCATCTGGGCGAACATCGGCTACGGCAATCCCGATGCGACGAAGGACGATATCGTGCGCGCCGCCAAGGCCGCCCACGTGGACACGTATGTGCAGGCATTGGACGATGGCTATGACACGGTGATCGGTGAACGCGGGCTGAAACTGTCCGGAGGACAACGGCAGCGCATTGCCATTGCCCGCGCCATTGTCCGCAACGCTCCGATTCTGGTTCTGGACGAAGCCACCTCGGCGCTCGATTCCGAATCTGAAAAACTGGTGCAGGATGCCCTGAACAATCTCATGGAACACCGCACCACCTTTGTCATCGCACACCGGTTTTCCACCATCAAGCATGCCGATCGCATCATCGTGATGGAACATGGAAAAATGGTGGGGCAGGGCAACCACGAGCAGTTGCTGGAACAGTGCCCGCAGTACCAGAAGTATTACGAGATGCAAATCATCGGCTCCGCATGA